A genomic stretch from Mya arenaria isolate MELC-2E11 chromosome 10, ASM2691426v1 includes:
- the LOC128204887 gene encoding multiple epidermal growth factor-like domains protein 11, with protein sequence MCDTCIQGFDGRTCSECVHGYYGTHCDEPCSAGCVNGTCAKDGTCLCRPNFMGVMCDTCVDGRYGMLCGQLCSAGCIKLTCDKTKGSCACLHNFSGDTCEQCKTGLYGKLCDLPCSGTCIGGTCSRNDGKCTGCVAGYTGDNCTAPCDLTCATCLQTDKQHCMSCKNGYTGTTCRCPPNCNCASGSDTCTSCTEGYANPKQQCKCQSQYCGGDRCTECMDQTYYADKGACCKCPDNCEGGVCKSGPECLSGCIDGFYGLDCSIRCSSFSANCSICNWSDGMCLECKNGLYPHDNGSCVSCNSNCKNKQCNSETGECTNGCVEMFWGSKCDMDCSVNCETCKQHFGMCDSCRYQTVHGVYCNESCSFSCKESKCDRSTGHCLNGCLGDNFGILCQTNCPANCQKSGSDTSCNADGFCTFGCIDGYEGDNCSGKTLIIFSNCDSNI encoded by the coding sequence ATGTGTGACACATGCATACAAGGATTTGATGGTAGAACATGCAGTGAATGTGTACATGGGTATTATGGTACACATTGCGATGAACCGTGTTCTGCAGGGTGTGTAAATGGAACATGTGCAAAAGATGGCACTTGTTTATGTCGCCCGAACTTCATGGGAGTAATGTGTGATACGTGTGTTGATGGAAGGTATGGTATGCTCTGTGGTCAGCTATGCAGTGCTGGTTGTATCAAATTGACATGCGATAAAACCAAAGGCTCATGTGCGTGTCTTCACAATTTTTCTGGCGATACATGTGAGCAATGCAAAACCGGGCTTTACGGAAAACTATGTGACTTACCTTGCTCGGGTACATGCATTGGCGGAACGTGCTCACGAAATGATGGAAAGTGCACTGGATGTGTTGCTGGATATACGGGTGACAATTGCACAGCCCCTTGTGATTTGACATGCGCAACATGTCTACAAACTGATAAACAACACTGCATGTCATGTAAAAATGGATACACTGGAACAACATGTCGATGTCCTCCTAACTGTAACTGTGCAAGTGGATCTGATACATGTACATCGTGTACGGAGGGTTACGCTAATCCTAAACAACAATGTAAGTGTCAGTCACAATATTGTGGTGGGGACAGATGTACTGAATGTATGGATCAAACGTACTATGCTGATAAAGGAGCGTGTTGTAAATGTCCAGATAATTGCGAAGGTGGTGTATGCAAAAGTGGACCAGAGTGTTTGTCTGGTTGCATTGATGGCTTTTACGGTCTAGATTGTTCTATACGCTGTTCGTCCTTTAGTGCCAACTGTTCAATATGTAACTGGAGTGACGGTATGTGTCTAGAATGTAAAAACGGACTTTATCCGCATGACAATGGAAGTTGTGTCAGTTGCAATagtaattgtaaaaacaagcaGTGCAATTCTGAAACAGGCGAGTGTACGAATGGCTGTGTGGAAATGTTTTGGGGGAGCAAATGTGATATGGATTGCAGTGTAAATTGTGAAACTTGTAAGCAGCATTTCGGTATGTGTGATTCATGTAGATATCAAACAGTCCATGGAGTTTATTGCAATGAATCATGCAGCTTCTCATGTAAAGAAAGCAAATGTGATCGCAGTACTGGCCATTGTTTAAACGGTTGCCTTGGAGATAATTTCGGCATTCTATGCCAGACAAACTGCCCTGCAAATTGTCAGAAAAGTGGTTCAGACACGAGTTGTAATGCCGATGGGTTCTGCACATTTGGCTGCATTGATGGCTATGAAGGCGATAATTGCTCAGGTAAgactttaataatattttccaacTGTGATTCGAATATATaa